A window of Gloeocapsopsis sp. IPPAS B-1203 contains these coding sequences:
- a CDS encoding type II toxin-antitoxin system VapC family toxin, with amino-acid sequence MRAILDTHTFLWWVTDDSRLSSTVRSLIIEPSNIFYLSAASAWEIVIKVRLGKLILPDIPERYIPSRLAMNRFESLSIQITHALQVVNLPDLHRDPFDRILIAQSQIEKMPIVTLDKQIIKYSVEVIW; translated from the coding sequence ATGAGAGCAATACTCGATACGCATACGTTTCTTTGGTGGGTTACAGATGATTCTAGGCTTTCCTCTACGGTGCGAAGTTTAATCATTGAGCCTAGTAATATATTCTACTTGAGTGCTGCGAGTGCATGGGAAATCGTCATTAAAGTGCGTTTAGGAAAACTGATTTTACCTGATATTCCAGAACGTTATATTCCCAGTCGATTAGCAATGAACCGATTTGAGAGTTTATCGATTCAAATAACTCACGCTTTGCAGGTGGTGAATTTACCAGATTTGCATCGAGATCCTTTTGATCGAATACTGATTGCTCAAAGCCAAATTGAGAAAATGCCGATTGTTACTTTAGATAAGCAAATTATCAAATACTCAGTTGAGGTGATTTGGTAA
- a CDS encoding type II toxin-antitoxin system prevent-host-death family antitoxin, protein MLYVELPQAQAELAQLLGQVLSGEEVIISQAGTPIARIVPIDKPSVRIPGLDRDQVVIAADFDDPLPEDILNDFLCPVDQVE, encoded by the coding sequence ATGCTTTATGTAGAACTTCCACAAGCACAGGCAGAGTTAGCACAATTGCTAGGTCAAGTTTTATCTGGAGAAGAAGTCATTATTTCACAAGCTGGTACTCCAATTGCGCGAATAGTACCGATTGATAAGCCATCAGTGCGAATTCCAGGCTTAGATCGCGATCAAGTCGTCATTGCTGCTGATTTTGATGATCCCCTACCAGAAGATATTCTTAATGACTTTCTTTGCCCTGTAGACCAGGTAGAATGA
- a CDS encoding PIN domain-containing protein, with protein sequence MLFDSDVLLDVLAQRQPFVIASAQALNTVTQQQVQGYVSGHAVTNIFYVLRRQIGNQSARQQLAKILQHIQVASVTDEVIRQALQSSMTDFEDAVTSAVANVAGLEVIVTRNTPDFMASSVCAMMPQDFLTMLSQLEL encoded by the coding sequence GTGTTGTTTGATAGTGATGTGTTGCTAGATGTTTTAGCACAGCGCCAGCCGTTTGTTATAGCTTCTGCACAAGCATTGAATACAGTTACGCAGCAACAAGTACAAGGTTATGTTTCAGGTCATGCAGTTACTAATATTTTCTATGTTTTGCGGCGTCAAATTGGCAATCAGTCGGCACGCCAGCAACTTGCGAAGATTTTGCAACACATTCAAGTTGCTAGTGTAACAGATGAGGTAATTCGGCAAGCGTTGCAAAGCTCAATGACAGACTTTGAAGATGCAGTAACAAGCGCAGTAGCCAATGTTGCTGGTTTAGAGGTTATTGTGACGCGAAATACACCAGATTTTATGGCTTCTTCTGTTTGTGCAATGATGCCACAAGATTTTTTGACAATGCTATCCCAGTTAGAATTGTAG